One part of the Aspergillus luchuensis IFO 4308 DNA, chromosome 5, nearly complete sequence genome encodes these proteins:
- the FCJ1 gene encoding MICOS complex subunit MIC60 (COG:M;~EggNog:ENOG410PFS9;~InterPro:IPR019133;~TransMembrane:1 (i104-124o)), which produces MVVRPMMLRSSVAPGRQLLLSSARQRTASQWLSRAGASSRLSGQRFFADIKPPTTAAPTPATPSSESAVPPETVPKPSPTGQESTLPPSTPPTPAPKGGRFRRFLLYLLLTSGFAYGGGVFLALKFDNFHDFFTEYIPYGEESVLYFEERDFYRRFPNTLRNQNRLNPTPRDEGNKITIPSKSGLTSKVAEEETSGADVSQKGPHMSATPAPKSSEAQTKPAAAKPEDKTTAVVKAKEEKAAKVAEKEEPRQPAIPAVTPLEFAQVNEGDEAIVQELVKTFNDMITVISADENSGKYSQPVAKAKEELQKVGEKIIAVREEARRAAQEEIQQAHATFDESARELIRRFDEMRAADAAQYREEFEAEREKLAHAYQEKIRTELQRAQEVAEQRLKNELVEQAIELNRKYLHEVKELVEREREGRLSKLNELTANVSELEKLTSGWREVIDSNLRTQQLQVAVDAVRSVVDRSAVPRPFVRELVAVKELAAEDPVVEAAISSINPAAYQRGIPSTSQIIERFRRVADEVRKASLLPEDAGIASHAASVVLSKVMFKKDAVAGSDDVESVLYRTESLLEEGNLDAAAREMNSLSGWAKILSKDWLVDVRRVLEVKQALEVRIPPKSSCLSK; this is translated from the exons ATGGTAGTGCGGCCCATGATGCTGCGCTCTTCTGTTGCACCGGGACGACAGTTGCTGCTGTCCTCCGCTCGTCAGCGGACCGCCTCGCAATGGCTGTCCAGAGCCGGAGCAAGCAGCCGGCTTTCAGGTCAG AGGTTCTTCGCCGATATTAAGCCCCCTACCACCGCTGCTCCTACGCCCGCTACTCCGTCTTCTGAGTCTGCTGTTCCCCCAGAGACCGTCCCTAAGCCATCACCCACCGGACAAG AGTccactctccctccctctacTCCTCCTACCCCAGCTCCTAAGGGTGGACGCTTCCGCAGATTCCTTCTCTACCTGCTGCTTACCTCCGGATTCGCATACGGTGGCGGCGTTTTCCTGGCTTTGAAATTCGATAACTTCCACGATTTCTTTACCGAATACATTCCCTATGGTGAGGAGAGTGTCCTTTACTTCGAAGAGCGTGACTTCTATCGTCGATTCCCCAACACTTTGAGAAACCAGAACCGCCTCAACCCGACCCCAAGGGATGAAGGAAACAAGATCACCATCCCAAGCAAGAGCGGACTTACCTCGAAGGTcgccgaggaggagacgTCGGGAGCAGATGTTTCCCAGAAGGGCCCTCATATGAGTGCCACTCCGGCTCCGAAGAGCTCCGAAGCGCAAACCAAGCCCGCCGCCGCTAAGCCCGAGGACAAGACCACAGCTGTTGtgaaggccaaggaggagaaggccgccAAGgttgctgagaaggaggaaccCAGACAACCGGCCATTCCTGCTGTTACCCCTCTCGAGTTTGCTCAGGTCAACGAGGGAGATGAAGCGATCGTCCAGGAGCTGGTGAAGACGTTCAACGACATGATTACCGTCATCAGCGCTGATGAGAACTCCGGCAAGTACTCTCAACCCgtggccaaggccaaggaggaACTCCAGAAGGTGGGAGAGAAGATCATCGCTGTTCGTGAGGAGGCCCGTCGTGCCGCTCAGGAAGAGATTCAGCAGGCCCATGCTACTTTCGATGAGTCTGCTCGCGAGCTCATCCGCCGTTTTGACGAAATGCGTGCGGCCGATGCCGCCCAGTACCGCGAGGAGTTTGAGGCTGAGCGCGAAAAGTTGGCCCATGCCTACCAGGAGAAGATCAGAACCGAATTGCAGAGGGCTCAGGAGGTGGCCGAACAGCGCCTCAAGAACGAGCTGGTTGAGCAAGCCATTGAGCTTAACCGCAAGTACCTGCACGAAGTCAAGGAGCTCGTGGAGCGAGAACGTGAAGGCCGTCTCAGCAAGCTGAACGAACTCACCGCCAACGTCAgcgagctggagaagcttACCTCTGGCTGGAGAGAGGTCATTGACAGCAACCTCAGGACCCAACAACTCCAGGTGGCTGTTGATGCCGTGCGTTCCGTTGTTGATCGCTCTGCCGTTCCTCGCCCCTTCGTCCGCGAGCTTGTCGCCGTGAAGGAATTGGCCGCTGAGGACCCCGTTGTTGAGGCTGCCATCTCTTCTATCAACCCTGCTGCTTACCAGCGTGGAATCCCTTCGACCTCTCAGATCATTGAGCGCTTCCGTCGTGTCGCTGATGAGGTGCGCAAGGCCAGCCTTCTGCCCGAGGATGCAGGTATCGCTAGTCACGCTGCCAGCGTTGTTCTGAGCAAGGTCATGTTCAAGAAGGATGCTGTTGCCGGTAGCGACGATGTTGAGAGTGTGCTGTACCGGACCGAGagccttctggaagaaggtAACCTCGATGCTGCAGCTCGTGAAATGAACAGTCTTTCGGGATGGGCCAAGATTCTGAGCAAGGACTGGCTTGTGGATGTTCGTAGAGTGTTGGAAGTTAAGCAAGCTCTGGAGGTAAGGATTCCCCCTAAAAGTTCCTGTCTGTCTAAATGA
- a CDS encoding putative phosphoinositide phosphatase (Sac1) (COG:I;~EggNog:ENOG410PGMX;~InterPro:IPR002013;~PFAM:PF02383;~TransMembrane:2 (o590-611i623-642o);~go_function: GO:0042578 - phosphoric ester hydrolase activity [Evidence IEA]), translating into MAASVLPFRDINLHAASSHYAFTSPSSPNAPTLVVERPTGDLRLSNGTLSGAKRISSIAGILGIIKLKLDKYIIVITKALPVGRLRGHMVYKVAATEFLPLRERSLHDYDEDTYLALLKELLRTGPMYFSYALDITNSFQRQSQTDPNLPMWKRADDRFFWNRFIQSDLIDFSLGEHDVTGVRYGPQPGVDPYILPVMFGMLRITPAKVKSTSFTFALITRRSRYRGGTRYFSRGIDDQGHVSNYNETEQIVILNDATGGLSGFSGGQSLAKDKLGGSAQDLQVMAFVQTRGSVPVYWAEVNNLKYTPKLQVRGVETAVDAARKHFAEQIRVYGENYLVNLVNQKGREERVKTAYEQLVRILVSSSTDSTEADEITSEKVHAVEPGLRQKELDRLHYVYFDFHNETKGLKWHRAELLLERLMDGLTRGGYFRGVENPGAPGGQLDTRSAQSSVVRTNCMDCLDRTNVVQSMLGRWAITRQLVDAGVLQPGEAANDDRDFENLFRNIWADNADVVSKAYSGTGALKTDFTRTGERTRAGMLQDLNNSITRYVRNNFMDGPRQDGFDVFLGTYLPPNSTLGNIQLFLDRRPLIIQSVPYIFAAGVFLITVAAFTRRLPDSTVWPLRLFVLFWFIVSAWCARFILAHGMLYVNWPKLNTPTAGSEGYQDALIKARSDPIVGQLLPARRHQRGYSNARLVFLEEGKTRIE; encoded by the exons ATGGCTGCTTCCGTTCTTCCATTTCGCGATATCAATTTGCACGCTGCCTCCTCTCATTATGCCTTCACTTCACCCTCATCCCCTAATGCCCCGACACTTGTTGTCGAGCGTCCGACCGGCGACTTGCGGCTCAGTAACGGCACCCTCTCCGGAGCCAAGCGCATCTCCAGTATTGCAGGCATTCTGGGTATTATCAAACTGAAGCTCG ATAAATACATTATAGTTATCACCAAGGCCCTGCCCGTGGGGCGCCTACGCGGCCACATGGTCTATAAGGTTGCGGCGACCGAGTTCTTGCCTCTGCGTGAGCGCTCTCTGCACGACTATGATGAAGACACCTATCTGGCACTGTTGAAGGAGCTGCTTCGTACGGGACCTATGTACTTTTCCTACGCTCTGGATATCACCAATAGCTTCCAACGTCAGTCTCAAACCGACCCCAACCTTCCTATGTGGAAACGAGCCGATGATCGATTTTTCTGGAACCGTTTCATTCAGTCCGACTTGATTGACTTCAGTCTGGGAGAACATGATGTTACCGGGGTGCGCTACGGACCACAACCTGGAGTTGACCCGTATATTCTGCCTGTTATGTTCGGAATGCTTCGCATCACGCCCGCAAAAGTCAAGTCCACTTCTTTCACATTTGCTCTTATAACCAGGAGATCTAGGTACCGCGGTGGGACAAGGTATTTCTCCCGCGGTATCGATGATCAAGGCCACGTGTCCAACTACAATGAGACTGAGCAGATTGTTATACTCAATGATGCGACGGGAGGTCTATCTGGGTTCTCTGGAGGCCAGTCCTTAGCAAAGGACAAACTGGGTGGCTCAGCGCAGGACCTTCAGGTCATGGCGTTCGTACAGACCAGAGGAAGTGTACCCGTATACTGGGCCGAAGTCAACAACCTGAAGTACACACCGAAGCTGCAGGTCCGTGGGGTTGAAACTGCCGTCGATGCTGCTCGTAAGCATTTCGCTGAGCAGATCCGTGTCTATGGCGAGAACTACCTGGTCAACCTTGTGAACCAGAAAGGCAGGGAAGAGCGTGTGAAGACTGCCTACGAACAGCTCGTTCGCATCCTCGTGTCGTCCTCTACCGATAGCACCGAAGCGGATGAAATAACGTCGGAGAAGGTGCACGCGGTGGAGCCCGGGCTCAGGCAGAAAGAGTTGGACCGACTCCACTACGTATATTTCGACTTTCACAATGAGACAAAGGGTCTCAAGTGGCATCGTGCGGAGTTGCTGCTGGAACGGCTAATGGACGGTCTAACACGAGGCGGTTATTTCCGTGGAGTAGAAAATCCGGGTGCTCCTGGTGGTCAGTTGGATACACGCTCCGCGCAGTCTAGCGTCGTCCGGACGAACTGCATGGACTGTCTGGATCGTACAAATGTCGTTCAGAGTATGCTGGGACGTTGGGCTATAACACGTCAGCTCGTTGACGCCGGAGTTTTACAGCCTGGAGAAGCAGCGAATGATGACCGCGACTTCGAAAACCTATTCCGTAACATCTGGGCAGACAATGCTGATGTTGTGTCTAAGGCCTATTCCGGTACTGGAGCGTTGAAGACCGATTTCACCCGGACTGGCGAGCGCACTCGCGCTGGTATGCTGCAAGACTTGAACAACTCCATCACACGATATGTACGGAACAACTTCATGGACGGTCCTCGACAAGATGGGTTCGATGTCTTCCTGGGCACCTATCTTCCCCCGAACTCCACCCTTGGGAACATTCAGCTCTTCCTGGATCGTCGACCACTCATCATCCAGTCTGTTCCGTATATCTTTGCTGCTGGAGTCTTCTTGATCACGGTAGCTGCCTTCACGAGACGCTTGCCCGACTCCACCGTGTGGCCTCTGCGCTTATTTGTTCTTTTCTGGTTCATCGTCAGCGCCTGGTGTGCACGTTTTATCCTTGCTCACGGAATGCTCTAT GTAAACTGGCCGAAATTGAACACACCTACAGCTGGCTCTGAGGGGTATCAAGATGCGCTCATAAAGGCTCGGTCTGATCCTATAGTCGGCCAATTACTCCCTGCGAGGAGGCACCAGAGAGGGTACAGCAATGCCCGGCTGGTGTTTCTCGAGGAGGGCAAAACGAGGATCGAGTAA
- the MET7 gene encoding tetrahydrofolate synthase (COG:H;~EggNog:ENOG410PHKQ;~InterPro:IPR001645,IPR036615,IPR018109,IPR023600, IPR036565;~go_function: GO:0004326 - tetrahydrofolylpolyglutamate synthase activity [Evidence IEA];~go_function: GO:0005524 - ATP binding [Evidence IEA];~go_function: GO:0016874 - ligase activity [Evidence IEA];~go_process: GO:0009058 - biosynthetic process [Evidence IEA];~go_process: GO:0009396 - folic acid-containing compound biosynthetic process [Evidence IEA]): MRGIRPFSPFYRSCQLRRHFSCATVMSRNYEAAIAALNSLQTNFAVVEELRKSVSRKDMNLRSLPETVEWLRRIGYQPSDLNQINPIHVAGTKGKGSTSSFISSILSQYTPSGSADAPSRKLNKVGLYTSPHLRFARERIKIDNTPLSEEKFAKYFFEVWDRLEEAAQKAGEDPTSLRTKPQYFRYLTLMAFHTYISEGVDAAVIECGIGGEYDCTNVIEKPAATAITSLGIDHTAMLGNTIEEIAWHKGGIIKPGTQAFSAPQPPTAEKVLYERAAEKGTQLEIVRGHPELTTTGDVKLGLAGDFQYTNAAVAVAAAAEFLRKVGVEDVPSDILSKPLPPAFRQGLESARLGGRCETRHEKEVTWYLDGGHTLESIRLAGQWFASQVQASSSSTAAANKKLRVLIFNQQTRDSNALAEALHETLSAALGAEQPFTHALFCTNVTYKDAGYRPDLVSMNTNADDVQRLQVQKSLAEKWHSIDPRTEVKVYGTIEEAVDFARELATRERGLVGQDEAPVMTFVTGSLLLVGGFLDVIETKPAQYN, translated from the exons ATGAGGGGCATTCGACCATTTTCTCCTTTCTATAGGTCTTGTCAGTTGCGTCGACACTTCTCTTGTGCCACAGTCATGTCCCGCAATTATGAG GCTGCGATTGCGGCCCTCAACTCGCTGCAAACCAATTTTGCGGTGGTTGAGGAATTGAGGAAGTCGGTGTCTAGGAAAGACATGAACCTACGCTCCCTTCCGGAGACCGTAGAGTGGCTTCGACGCATTGGTTACCAG CCTTCTGACCTGAACCAAATAAATCCTATTCACGTTGCCGGTACGAAGGGCAAAGGATCGACGTCGTCCTTCATCTCTTCTATCCTGTCCCAGTATACTCCTTCTGGTTCCGCGGATGCCCCCTCGCGCAAGCTCAACAAGGTCGGACTTTACACCTCACCCCACCTGCGATTCGCCCGCGAACGTATCAAGATCGATAATACTCCACTCTCCGAAGAGAAATTCGCCAAATACTTCTTTGAGGTATGGGATAGACTCGAAGAGGCCGCGCAAAAGGCGGGCGAGGACCCAACAAGCCTACGAACCAAGCCGCAATACTTCCGGTACCTGACTTTGATGGCTTTCCACACCTACATTAGCGAGGGGGTAGACGCTGCGGTCATCGAGTGTGGTATTGGTGGAGAGTACGACTGCACAAATGTGATTGAAAAGCCAGCTGCGACTGCGATCACTAGTTTGGGCATCGACCACACTGCCATGCTCGGTAATACCATTGAAGAGATCGCTTGGCACAAAGGCGGTATCATTAAGCCTGGTACTCAAGCGTTCAGTGCGCCGCAGCCTCCAACCGCAGAGAAGGTACTATACGAGCGCGCAGCGGAGAAAGGCACTCAGCTTGAGATAGTGAGAGGCCACCCCGAGCTTACCACTACGGGAGATGTAAAACTTGGTTTGGCTGGTGATTTCCAGTATACGAAtgccgccgtcgccgtcgCTGCAGCTGCCGAATTTCTCAGAAAGGTCGGGGTCGAGGATGTCCCGTCGGACATCCTTTCCAAGCCCTTGCCGCCAGCATTCCGCCAAGGGTTGGAGTCTGCCCGACTGGGAGGTCGCTGCGAGACGCGACATGAGAAAGAAGTCACCTGGTACCTTGATGGAGGCCATACTTTGGAAAGTATTAGGCTCGCTGGTCAGTGGTTTGCTTCCCAGGTACAAGCCAGCTCTTCGTCTACTGCAGCCGCGAACAAGAAGCTGCGCGTTTTGATCTTCAACCAGCAGACTCGCGATAGTAATGCTCTTGCCGAGGCTTTACATGAGACCTTATCTGCAGCCTTGGGCGCGGAACAGCCGTTCACTCATGCTCTCTTTTGCACGAATGTCACCTACAAGGATGCAGGCTACCGTCCTGATCTGGTTAGTATGAACACAAATGCGGACGACGTGCAGAGACTACAAGTCCAGAAAAGCCTTGCTGAAAAGTGGCATTCAATTGATCCCCGCACCGAGGTCAAGGTGTATGGAACTATTGAAGAGGCTGTAGACTTCGCTAGGGAACTTGCGACAAGAGAGAGGGGACTTGTAGGTCAAGATGAGGCTCCTGTCATGACTTTTGTCACAGGTAGCTTGCTCCTTGTCGGAGGCTTCCTGGATGTGATTGAGACGAAGCCCGCCCAGTACAACTGA
- a CDS encoding uncharacterized protein (COG:S;~EggNog:ENOG410PMG0;~InterPro:IPR038769;~TransMembrane:1 (o1193-1214i)) → MSPKTNESYPPTPPMPETDETQPEYHTRYHTSNDNSDRQTGAHMNEGRASGELEGSTLGSSSRDGDKGGRAQRRTASSGGFLVDSSFLPRSKSLRASQYLPRRSESSRKEKREAPEPELVVPKKRSRFPWIRHKEQKVSQGEQTEHTNHTEHTEPTAAEETSASSNLEQDAASQESHTKQADNQDTIGLDRDSLQIVNLALNLSESRKRNSLGRSASTRLSGGRWALAGGQTSAPYTGRHASVPVTDLGHGGSQHGQRVTQAPGEDHTRIVDSSHLGGPSTHAPSSVASLLPHSAGSEPLPQGFSESTLARAEKARRHFELFSEYLRLLPSLPPLQPIDDQNADSTSVHSSGFASHRVYNPLQCIRNRKVRFRERCAIDTEAAGWYDTEKVHQWVDSVQAEYSQQPHGPLECLRLPSFHNCKDATPRAEVDEPDHLAVSPPSSLRRASRASSVKARRPRSDWVIDPAEFLFDAAWVEERHNKGKIVDRDGNHLYPDPSILITPDDDQTPIEPPEQLQNNRQSLDSEHPTSRTSLSDSRSVLATEFNRVGRGRRRHRFHGSGRSGHGTEASRKMTGSKRHKLGLLSSSSSSISSAEGRQYRESPMDNTLSSERDMSPLPGASRLRASEALSEYDTAMDTRLTPTHDTFPRYVTGRSPTWARSEGKRSSISSIPSVDDRYDPLTTLSTAESRSPELHAQVGMFPSIASNLSPPASRSPSPTKGRFSRAIGARHERSKSNIRAKDIADDSSLESAALRKDTSTGHPEGIPQGGRLEPSPLPDRISSVFQEDPSKFNSQNRKDAVQGESKLRGIFKGPGKIAEKVGNEMSKVGDLILKKDTVAQSRRSSVSSTDSSVSNPPDDPEEARGDRMSGAKSLLRRFPTFSDDANRTSRRNLEKISSKTNVPPMSPFVSTPRHDRLEEHQPPVYGSPSKAGADIDTTDSQREVGGFSTSLHTPANRHEKLRFGPDIHTVPEQFKKRNIRDVGVPFSLTRPPVTGLAQARADTTSSSQEKRPRLATESRSWSISNRSLSSSLVVGVPGKREIERTRALLLSSGIKAREITRRAECVRQPPPDFLRRTFGTEASVPQVSRLYEYDVAAQGLLRSFEKTHRSFQQSIDNFSGSVSSPLRSQLNKLEDIVNETISPRVQAATQDAEDLSIQLNTTSTLAVKQLSDTLDKGVRRRHRRLRWVRRTGFVMLEWALVGMLWWVWLIVMAFKILRGVFRGVLSGVRWVLWL, encoded by the coding sequence ATGTCGCCGAAGACCAATGAATCCTATCCACCTACACCTCCTATGCCCGAGACCGATGAGACACAGCCCGAGTACCACACACGCTACCATACATCTAATGATAACTCCGACCGACAAACGGGTGCGCACATGAACGAGGGACGAGCGAGCGGGGAGCTAGAGGGCAGCACTCTCGGTAGCAGCTCTCGGGATGGCGATAAAGGAGGCCGGGCCCAACGCCGAACGGCCAGCTCCGGCGGCTTCCTAGTCGATTCGTCTTTTCTACCCAGGTCGAAGAGCTTGCGTGCAAGCCAATACCTCCCTCGCCGCTCAGAATCCAGCCGCAAGGAGAAGCGTGAAGCACCCGAACCTGAATTGGTAGTTCCGAAGAAGCGATCACGATTCCCTTGGATTCGGCATAAAGAGCAGAAGGTATCCCAAGGAGAGCAGACGGAGCATACCAATCATACGGAGCATACGGAACCCACAGCAGCGGAGGAGACTTCTGCTTCATCGAATCTGGAGCAGGATGCGGCTTCCCAGGAGTCGCATACCAAGCAGGCGGACAATCAGGACACCATAGGTCTTGATAGGGATTCGCTCCAGATTGTGAATCTTGCCTTGAATTTGAGCGAGTCGAGGAAAAGGAACAGCCTGGGTCGCTCTGCTTCAACTCGTCTTTCGGGAGGTAGATGGGCTCTGGCAGGTGGGCAAACATCCGCTCCATACACTGGTAGACATGCATCGGTTCCAGTAACCGACCTAGGGCATGGCGGCTCTCAACATGGCCAGAGGGTCACACAAGCACCGGGTGAAGATCATACCAGAATAGTCGACTCCAGTCACCTGGGCGGACCGTCGACTCATGCGCCATCTTCAGTGGCAAGTCTACTTCCACATTCCGCTGGATCGGAACCCTTGCCGCAGGGCTTCTCAGAGAGCACACTTGCTCGAGCCGAGAAAGCTCGTCGCCATTTTGAGCTATTTTCGGAATATCTCCGActacttccttcccttcctcctctgcaaCCGATTGACGATCAAAATGCCGATTCCACATCTGTGCATAGCAGTGGCTTTGCATCACACCGGGTCTACAATCCTCTTCAGTGTATCCGCAATCGCAAAGTGAGATTTCGTGAGCGATGTGCAATAGACACGGAGGCAGCGGGGTGGTACGATACGGAGAAGGTACATCAGTGGGTTGATTCGGTGCAGGCTGAATACAGCCAGCAGCCGCACGGTCCCCTTGAATGTCTGCGGCTTCCATCGTTTCATAATTGTAAAGATGCTACGCCGCGTGCAGAGGTAGACGAACCTGATCATCTTGccgtctctcctccttcaagtCTGAGACGTGCTAGCCGCGCTAGCAGTGTCAAAGCACGCAGGCCACGGTCAGACTGGGTCATTGACCCAGCAGAGTTCCTTTTCGATGCCGCATGGGTTGAGGAAAGGCACAATAAGGGTAAGATCGTTGATAGAGACGGGAATCATCTCTACCCAGATCCTTCGATCCTCATTACTCCTGATGATGATCAGACGCCCATTGAGCCACCGGAGCAGCTACAGAATAACCGGCAATCGCTAGACTCAGAACACCCCACTTCTCGTACCTCCTTGTCTGATTCGCGCTCGGTTTTGGCGACAGAATTCAATAGAGTCGGGCGTGGACGGCGTCGGCACAGGTTCCACGGCTCTGGCCGTAGTGGACATGGAACCGAAGCATCAAGGAAAATGACAGGCTCTAAGAGGCATAAACTCGGCCTATTATCAAGTAGCTCTTCGAGCATCTCTAGTGCTGAGGGACGTCAGTACCGGGAATCGCCAATGGATAATACGTTGTCCTCTGAGAGGGATATGTCCCCACTGCCCGGCGCCTCACGACTTCGAGCCTCTGAGGCGCTCTCAGAATATGACACCGCCATGGATACCAGACTGACGCCAACCCATGACACTTTTCCTCGTTATGTGACCGGAAGATCTCCTACTTGGGCCCGGTCAGAGGGAAAGCGAAGTTCTATATCCTCTATTCCAAGTGTTGATGACCGCTACGACCCCTTGACAACCTTATCAACTGCAGAAAGCAGGTCTCCCGAGCTCCATGCGCAGGTCGGCATGTTTCCAAGTATCGCATCCAACCTATCCCCACCGGCAAGCCGTTCGCCGTCGCCTACAAAGGGCCGCTTCTCGCGTGCTATTGGTGCTCGACATGAGCGGAGTAAGAGCAACATTCGGGCAAAGGATATTGCAGATGATAGCTCCCTGGAGTCGGCGGCTTTGCGCAAGGATACTTCAACTGGGCATCCCGAGGGTATTCCCCAAGGTGGAAGGCTGGAACCAAGCCCGCTTCCCGATCGAATCTCTTCAGTATTTCAGGAAGACCCATCAAAATTCAACTCACAAAACCGCAAAGACGCAGTACAGGGCGAATCCAAGCTGCGTGGAATATTCAAAGGCCCTGGGAAGATCGCAGAGAAAGTGGGCAACGAAATGTCAAAAGTAGGGGATCTAATACTTAAAAAGGATACCGTCGCCCAGTCACGGAGATCTTCCGTTTCAAGCACGGATAGTTCTGTTTCCAATCCTCCTGATGATCCCGAAGAAGCTAGAGGTGATAGAATGTCTGGCGCCAAGTCTCTCTTGCGCCGGTTTCCTACGTTCTCCGACGATGCCAATCGAACTTCACGCAGGAACCTTGAGAAGATCAGTTCGAAGACCAATGTGCCTCCTATGTCTCCCTTTGTCTCCACGCCTCGGCATGATCGATTAGAAGAACATCAACCGCCTGTCTACGGCAGTCCTTCGAAGGCTGGTGCTGACATCGACACGACGGACTCACAGAGAGAAGTGGGTGGGTTTTCTACATCTCTCCATACGCCAGCAAACCGTCATGAGAAACTACGATTTGGCCCTGATATTCATACTGTGCCAGAACAATTCAAAAAGCGTAACATCAGGGATGTCGGTGTTCCCTTCAGTTTGACAAGGCCTCCTGTCACGGGTCTTGCTCAAGCGAGAGCAGACACTACTTCATCGTCCCAGGAAAAACGCCCAAGACTGGCAACTGAGTCAAGAAGCTGGAGTATCTCTAACCGCAGCTTATCTAGCTcccttgttgttggtgttccGGGGAAGCGCGAGATTGAGCGCACCCgagcccttcttctttcttcggGAATTAAAGCTCGAGAGATCACCCGCCGAGCAGAATGTGTGCGGCAGCCACCACCAGACTTCCTTCGGCGCACATTTGGTACGGAAGCATCCGTACCTCAAGTAAGTCGGCTTTATGAGTACGATGTAGCCGCACAGGGCCTGCTCAGAAGCTTCGAGAAAACACATCGCTCGTTCCAACAATCCATAGACAATTTCTCTGGCTCGGTCTCATCTCCTTTAAGATCACAACTGAACAAACTCGAGGACATCGTCAATGAGACGATTTCCCCGCGTGTTCAGGCAGCCACACAGGATGCGGAGGACTTGAGCATTCAGCTCAACACCACTAGTACGCTTGCTGTTAAACAGCTGAGCGATACACTCGACAAAGGGGTCAGGAGGCGTCATCGCCGGCTGCGCTGGGTACGGCGCACTGGGTTTGTGATGCTCGAATGGGCATTAGTTGGTATGCTCTGGTGGGTATGGCTAATTGTGATGGCTTTCAAGATCTTGCGAGGCGTTTTTCGGGGTGTTCTTTCAGGTGTCAGATGGGTCTTGTGGTTGTGA
- the YPT52 gene encoding Rab family GTPase (COG:U;~EggNog:ENOG410PG62;~InterPro:IPR005225,IPR001806,IPR027417;~PFAM:PF04670,PF00025,PF08477,PF00071,PF01926;~go_function: GO:0003924 - GTPase activity [Evidence IEA];~go_function: GO:0005525 - GTP binding [Evidence IEA]), which produces MASRAAAGARPGARFAQFKLVLLGESAVGKSSLVLRFVKDQFDDYRESTIGAAFLTQTISLDESTTVKFEIWDTAGQERYKSLAPMYYRNANCAVVVYDITQASSLDKAKSWVKELQRQANENIVIALAGNKLDLVTESPDKRAIPTADAEAYAREAGLLFFETSAKTSSNVKELFTAIAKKLPLDQAGPRNLRTTPRPGVDLRPEAPGTQGAGSCNC; this is translated from the exons ATGGCCTCCAGAGCCGCAGCAGGCGCCCGTCCCGGGGCCAGGTTCGCTCAGTTCAAGCTTGTATTGCTGG GAGAGTCCGCAGTCGGAAAG AGTTCGCTAGTACTGAGATTCGTCAAG GATCAATTCGATGATTACCGCGAGTCGACCATTGGCGCCGCCTTCCTCACACAAACCATCTCCCTGGACGAAAGTACGACAGTCAAGTTCGAGATATGGGATACAGCCGGCCAGGAGAGATACAAGTCTCTGGCTCCCATGTATTACAGGAACGCCAACTGCGCGGTCGTTGTGTACGATATCACTCAGGCT TCGTCGCTGGACAAGGCCAAGTCATGGGTGAAGGAATTACAGCGTCAGGCAAACGAGAATATTGTCATCGCCCTTGCAGGAAACAAGCTCGATCTCGTGACGGAGAGCCCGGACAAGAGGGCCATTCCTACGGCTGACGCCGAAGCCTATGCACGTGAAGCTGGTCTTCTGTTCTTCGAGACATCTGCAAAGACCTCCTCGAATGTTAAGGAACTATTCACAGCAATCGCGAAGAAGCTCCCTCTTGACCAGGCAGGTCCTCGAAACTTGCGCACAACTCCCCGTCCTGGTGTCGATCTGCGGCCAGAAGCACCCGGTACCCAAGGTGCCGGTTCCTGCAACTGCTAG